A genomic window from Streptomyces sp. NBC_01429 includes:
- a CDS encoding IucA/IucC family protein codes for MIGEFAYEELVDPAPDPGTAEDHYSLTLDGGETLTFRAARGSYGSWRVDSDSLACDGRAFTDPLRFLLLSRRLLGLDGATLGHLVRELTTTLAADAKLAHTALTAAKLADLDYAELEGHQTGHPWIVLNKGRVGFSATDTDRWAPEARTPARIPWIAASTSLAAYRGVPALDVPDRLYAVELDDHVRERFDSVLRDRGLDPAGYLYLPVHPWQWDEVLVQLYAPAIAEGAIVPLPTDGDLRLPQQSIRTFLNIERPDRHTVKLPLSILNTLVWRGLPTERTLAAPAVTAWMHGIRDADPFLRDACRVILLGEVASVTVEHPLYDRLPEVPYQYKELLGAIWREPLHTRLAPGERARTLASLIHTDPAGRAFTAELVERSGLAPGEWLQRLFAALLPPLLHFLYRYGTVFSPHGENAIVVFDDQDVPVRLAIKDFVDDVNISARPLPEHDDMPDDVKEILLTEEPAFLTQFIHSGLFVGVFRYLAPLCQEQLGVSEDDFWSLVRAEILHHQARFPELKERFETFDLLTPRIERLCLNRNRLHLDGYRDRSERPHAAVRGTVPNPLAVRLSGD; via the coding sequence ATGATTGGGGAGTTCGCGTACGAGGAATTGGTTGATCCCGCCCCCGATCCCGGGACCGCCGAGGACCACTACTCCCTGACGCTCGACGGCGGTGAGACGCTCACCTTCCGCGCCGCACGCGGCTCCTACGGCAGCTGGCGCGTCGACTCCGACTCCCTCGCGTGCGACGGCCGGGCCTTCACCGACCCCCTGCGCTTCCTGCTGCTCTCCCGCCGGCTGCTCGGCCTCGACGGCGCGACCCTGGGCCACCTCGTACGGGAACTGACCACCACCCTCGCCGCCGATGCCAAGCTCGCCCACACCGCGCTCACCGCCGCGAAGCTCGCGGACCTGGACTACGCGGAACTCGAAGGACACCAGACCGGTCACCCCTGGATCGTCCTCAACAAGGGCAGGGTGGGCTTCTCCGCCACCGACACGGACCGCTGGGCACCCGAGGCCCGCACCCCGGCCAGGATCCCGTGGATCGCCGCCAGCACCTCTCTCGCCGCCTACCGGGGCGTCCCCGCACTCGACGTCCCCGACCGGCTGTACGCCGTCGAACTCGACGATCATGTGCGCGAGCGTTTCGACTCCGTGCTGCGCGACCGGGGCCTGGACCCGGCCGGGTACCTCTACCTGCCGGTGCATCCCTGGCAGTGGGACGAGGTCCTGGTCCAGCTCTACGCACCCGCGATAGCCGAGGGAGCGATCGTCCCGCTCCCCACCGACGGCGATCTGCGACTGCCGCAGCAGTCCATCCGTACGTTCCTCAACATCGAGCGGCCCGACCGGCACACGGTCAAACTGCCGCTGTCGATCCTCAACACCCTCGTCTGGCGCGGACTGCCCACCGAACGCACCCTGGCGGCCCCCGCCGTCACCGCGTGGATGCACGGCATCCGCGACGCCGACCCCTTCCTGCGCGACGCGTGCCGGGTGATCCTGCTCGGCGAGGTCGCCTCCGTGACCGTGGAACACCCCCTCTACGACCGGCTTCCCGAAGTCCCGTACCAGTACAAGGAGCTGCTCGGCGCCATCTGGCGCGAGCCCCTCCACACCCGGCTCGCCCCGGGTGAGCGCGCCCGCACCCTCGCCTCCCTCATCCATACGGATCCGGCGGGCCGCGCGTTCACCGCCGAACTCGTCGAACGCTCCGGACTCGCCCCCGGCGAGTGGCTCCAGCGCCTCTTCGCCGCGCTCCTGCCGCCCCTGCTGCACTTCCTCTACCGCTACGGGACCGTCTTCTCCCCGCACGGTGAGAACGCCATCGTGGTCTTCGACGACCAGGACGTGCCGGTACGGCTGGCGATCAAGGACTTCGTCGACGACGTGAACATCAGTGCCAGGCCGCTGCCCGAGCACGACGACATGCCCGACGACGTGAAGGAGATCCTCCTTACAGAGGAGCCCGCCTTCCTCACCCAGTTCATCCATTCAGGGCTTTTCGTCGGCGTCTTCCGCTACCTGGCGCCGCTGTGCCAGGAGCAGCTGGGGGTCTCCGAGGACGACTTCTGGTCCCTCGTACGGGCGGAGATCCTCCACCACCAGGCCCGGTTCCCGGAGCTGAAGGAGCGCTTCGAGACATTCGACCTGCTCACGCCCCGTATCGAGCGGCTGTGCCTGAACCGGAACCGGCTGCATCTCGACGGCTACCGCGACCGCTCGGAGCGGCCGCACGCCGCCGTGCGGGGCACCGTTCCCAACCCGCTCGCCGTCCGGCTTTCGGGCGACTGA
- the lexA gene encoding transcriptional repressor LexA, with the protein MTTTADSATITAQDRSQSRFEPVHAMNDAVMNPEGSKPTRSLPGRPPGIRADSSGLTDRQRRVIEVIRDSVQRRGYPPSMREIGQAVGLSSTSSVAHQLMALERKGFLRRDPHRPRAYEVRGSDQPSTQQTDTTGKPAASYVPLVGRIAAGGPILAEESVEDVFPLPRQLVGDGELFVLKVVGDSMIEAAICDGDWVTVRRQPVAENGDIVAAMLDGEATVKRFRREEGHVWLLPHNAAYQPIPGDDATILGKVVAVLRRV; encoded by the coding sequence GTGACCACCACCGCAGACAGTGCCACCATCACTGCCCAGGACCGCTCCCAGAGCCGATTCGAGCCGGTGCATGCCATGAATGACGCAGTCATGAACCCGGAGGGTTCCAAGCCCACCCGCTCACTGCCCGGCCGACCTCCAGGAATCAGGGCGGACAGCTCCGGTCTCACCGACCGGCAGCGGAGGGTCATCGAAGTCATCCGTGACTCCGTGCAGAGGCGGGGCTACCCGCCCTCCATGCGGGAGATCGGCCAGGCCGTGGGCCTCTCCAGCACCTCATCGGTGGCGCATCAGCTGATGGCCCTGGAGCGCAAGGGCTTCCTGCGCCGCGATCCGCACCGGCCCAGGGCGTACGAAGTGCGCGGGTCGGACCAGCCGAGCACACAGCAGACGGACACGACCGGTAAGCCGGCCGCCTCGTACGTGCCGCTCGTCGGCCGGATCGCGGCCGGAGGGCCGATCCTCGCGGAGGAATCCGTCGAGGATGTCTTCCCCCTCCCCCGCCAACTGGTGGGCGACGGAGAGCTGTTCGTACTGAAGGTCGTCGGCGACTCGATGATCGAAGCGGCGATCTGTGACGGCGACTGGGTGACGGTCCGCCGCCAGCCCGTCGCGGAGAACGGCGACATCGTCGCGGCCATGCTGGACGGCGAAGCCACCGTCAAGCGCTTCCGGCGCGAGGAGGGCCATGTCTGGCTGCTCCCGCACAACGCCGCCTACCAGCCGATTCCCGGTGACGACGCGACCATCCTCGGCAAGGTGGTGGCGGTCCTCCGGAGGGTGTGA
- a CDS encoding diaminobutyrate--2-oxoglutarate transaminase family protein, translating to MTVTEPPPAAPTVTHEGILRRQSLRESAARTYARSLPIVPVRARGVTIEGADGRRYLDCLSGAGTLALGHNHPVVLEAIRRVLDSGAPLHALDLATPVKDAFTTELFATLPPRFARHARVRFCGPAGTDAVEAALRLVRTATGRTGLLSFTGAHHGTAAGALADSGGGEDAGVTRLPYPYDYRCPFGTGGERGAELAARWTESLLDDPGSGLPAPAGMILEPVQGEGGVIPAPDAWLRRMREITADRSIPLIADEVETGVGRTGTFWAVEHSGITPDVMVMSKAIGGSLPLAVIVYHEDLDSRRPGAHPGTFQGNQLAMAAGAATLAYVRENRLADRAAALGARMLGRLRGLAADHPCVGDVRGRGLMIGVELVAPAAGDPAPPDPALAAAVQQECLSRGLIVELGGRETAVVRLLPPLTLTDEQSVAVLDRFADALAAAERTALRRKDSGPSN from the coding sequence GTGACCGTGACCGAACCGCCTCCGGCAGCACCGACCGTTACGCACGAGGGCATTCTCCGGCGTCAGTCCCTGCGCGAATCGGCCGCCCGTACCTACGCGAGATCGCTCCCCATCGTCCCGGTGCGCGCCCGGGGGGTGACGATCGAGGGCGCCGACGGCCGCCGGTATCTGGACTGCCTCTCCGGCGCGGGGACGCTGGCGCTGGGGCACAACCACCCGGTGGTCCTGGAGGCGATCAGAAGGGTCCTCGACTCGGGCGCGCCGCTGCATGCCCTCGACCTCGCCACCCCGGTCAAGGACGCCTTCACCACCGAGCTGTTCGCCACGCTGCCGCCGCGGTTCGCCCGCCATGCCCGCGTGCGGTTCTGCGGACCCGCCGGCACCGACGCGGTCGAGGCCGCCCTGCGACTCGTCCGCACCGCCACCGGCCGCACCGGCCTCCTCTCCTTCACCGGGGCGCACCACGGGACGGCCGCCGGAGCGCTCGCCGACTCCGGCGGCGGAGAGGACGCGGGGGTGACCCGGCTGCCGTACCCGTACGACTACCGCTGTCCCTTCGGCACCGGCGGGGAACGCGGGGCCGAACTCGCCGCGCGCTGGACCGAGAGCCTGCTGGACGACCCCGGAAGCGGACTGCCCGCCCCCGCGGGGATGATCCTCGAACCGGTGCAGGGCGAGGGCGGGGTGATCCCCGCTCCCGACGCCTGGCTGCGCAGAATGCGCGAGATCACCGCGGACCGCTCCATCCCGCTCATCGCCGACGAGGTGGAGACAGGAGTGGGACGGACCGGTACCTTCTGGGCTGTGGAGCACAGCGGGATCACCCCTGATGTGATGGTGATGTCCAAGGCGATCGGCGGCTCGCTCCCGCTGGCCGTGATCGTCTACCACGAGGACCTGGACAGCCGGCGGCCCGGCGCCCACCCGGGCACCTTCCAGGGCAATCAGCTCGCGATGGCGGCGGGCGCGGCCACCCTCGCGTACGTACGGGAGAACCGGCTCGCCGACCGCGCCGCCGCGCTCGGCGCGCGCATGCTCGGCCGGCTCCGGGGCCTCGCCGCCGACCACCCCTGTGTCGGAGACGTGCGCGGACGTGGTCTCATGATCGGTGTGGAACTCGTCGCCCCGGCGGCAGGTGACCCTGCCCCGCCGGACCCCGCGCTCGCGGCAGCTGTCCAGCAGGAGTGCCTGAGCCGTGGCCTCATCGTCGAACTCGGCGGCCGTGAGACGGCCGTTGTGCGACTCCTTCCCCCTCTCACTCTCACCGACGAGCAGTCCGTCGCCGTCCTCGACCGGTTCGCCGACGCGCTGGCCGCCGCCGAGCGCACCGCGCTCCGCCGGAAAGACTCCGGCCCGTCCAACTGA
- a CDS encoding ATP-dependent DNA helicase, producing the protein MTKPSLPELLHAAVSSVGGVERPGQAAMAEAVAEAIDTPSHLLVQAGTGTGKSLGYLVPALAHGERVVVATATLALQRQLVERDLPRTVDALHPLLRRRPEFAMLKGRSNYLCLHRLHEGVPQDEDDGLFDQFEAAAPTSRLGQDLLRMRDWADDTETGDRDDLTPGVSDRAWSQVSVSSRECLGATKCAYGAECFAELARERAKLAEVVVTNHALLAIDAIEGAPVLPQHEVLIVDEAHELVSRVTGVATGELTPGQVQRAVRRSAKLVNEKAADALQTASESFERVMELALPGRLEEIPEDLGYALMALRDAARTVISALGSTRDKSVQDEDVVRKQALASVESIHGVAERIANGSEWDVVWYERHDRFGASLRVAPLSVSGLLREKLFTDRSVVLTSATLKLGGDFNGVGASLGLAPEGTEGDDVPQWKGIDVGSPFEYRKQGILYVARHLATPGREGSRGDMMDELAELVEAAGGRTLGLFSSMRAAQAAAEELRGRLDAPILLQGEETLGELIKAFAADPKTCLFGTLSLWQGVDVPGPSSQLVVMDRIPFPRPDDPLMSARQKAVEEAGGNGFMSVAATHAALLMAQGAGRLVRASGDRGVVAVLDPRLANARYGSFVRASLPDFWYTTDRNTVRRSLAAIDAAAVADGR; encoded by the coding sequence ATGACGAAGCCATCACTCCCCGAGCTCCTCCACGCCGCCGTCAGCTCTGTCGGCGGCGTGGAACGGCCTGGCCAGGCCGCGATGGCCGAGGCCGTCGCCGAGGCCATCGACACCCCGTCCCATCTGCTCGTCCAGGCGGGCACCGGCACCGGTAAATCCCTGGGCTATCTGGTGCCCGCCCTGGCACACGGCGAGCGGGTCGTGGTGGCCACGGCGACCCTCGCCCTCCAGCGCCAGCTGGTGGAACGCGACCTTCCGCGCACGGTCGACGCGCTCCATCCACTGCTGCGCCGGCGGCCCGAGTTCGCCATGCTCAAGGGGCGCTCCAACTATCTCTGTCTGCACCGGTTGCACGAGGGCGTGCCGCAGGACGAGGACGACGGTCTCTTCGACCAGTTCGAGGCCGCCGCGCCCACCAGCAGGCTGGGCCAGGACCTGCTGCGGATGCGGGACTGGGCGGACGACACGGAGACGGGGGACCGCGACGATCTGACGCCGGGGGTCTCCGACCGTGCCTGGTCCCAGGTCTCCGTCTCGTCGCGGGAGTGCCTGGGGGCGACGAAGTGCGCCTACGGCGCCGAGTGCTTCGCCGAGCTGGCGCGCGAGCGCGCCAAGCTCGCCGAGGTCGTGGTCACCAACCACGCGCTCCTCGCGATCGACGCGATCGAGGGCGCTCCCGTGTTGCCGCAGCACGAGGTGCTGATCGTCGACGAGGCCCATGAGCTGGTCTCCCGGGTCACCGGCGTCGCCACCGGAGAGCTGACCCCGGGGCAGGTGCAGCGCGCCGTGCGCCGCTCGGCGAAGCTGGTGAACGAGAAGGCGGCGGACGCGCTCCAGACGGCGTCCGAGAGCTTCGAACGGGTTATGGAACTGGCCCTGCCGGGGCGGCTGGAGGAGATCCCCGAGGACCTCGGCTACGCGCTGATGGCGCTGCGTGACGCGGCCCGCACCGTCATCTCGGCGCTCGGCTCGACCCGGGACAAGTCCGTGCAGGACGAGGATGTCGTACGCAAGCAGGCGCTCGCCTCCGTCGAGTCCATCCACGGGGTGGCCGAGCGCATCGCCAACGGGTCCGAGTGGGACGTCGTCTGGTACGAGAGGCACGACCGGTTCGGCGCGTCGCTGCGGGTGGCGCCGCTGTCCGTGTCGGGGCTGCTCAGGGAGAAGCTGTTCACGGACCGTTCCGTGGTCCTGACCTCGGCCACGCTGAAGCTCGGCGGAGACTTCAACGGGGTGGGTGCCTCGCTCGGCCTGGCGCCGGAAGGCACCGAGGGCGATGACGTCCCTCAGTGGAAGGGTATCGATGTCGGCTCGCCCTTCGAGTACCGCAAGCAGGGGATCCTCTACGTCGCCCGCCATCTGGCCACGCCGGGCCGGGAGGGTTCGCGCGGCGACATGATGGACGAGCTGGCGGAGCTGGTGGAGGCTGCGGGCGGTCGTACGCTCGGTCTCTTCTCGTCCATGCGGGCCGCGCAGGCGGCCGCCGAGGAGCTGCGCGGGCGGCTGGACGCGCCGATCCTGCTCCAGGGCGAGGAGACGCTGGGCGAGCTGATCAAGGCGTTCGCCGCCGATCCGAAGACCTGCCTGTTCGGCACGCTCTCGCTGTGGCAGGGCGTCGATGTGCCGGGGCCGAGTTCGCAGCTGGTCGTGATGGACCGGATTCCCTTCCCGCGTCCCGACGATCCGCTGATGAGCGCGCGCCAGAAGGCGGTGGAGGAGGCGGGCGGCAATGGCTTCATGTCGGTGGCCGCGACCCATGCCGCGCTGCTGATGGCACAGGGCGCCGGACGGCTGGTACGGGCGAGCGGGGACCGGGGCGTCGTGGCCGTACTCGATCCGAGGCTGGCCAACGCCCGCTACGGGAGCTTCGTGCGGGCCTCGCTGCCCGACTTCTGGTACACCACGGACCGCAACACGGTACGGAGGTCGCTCGCCGCGATCGACGCCGCTGCCGTGGCCGACGGGCGGTAG
- a CDS encoding IucA/IucC family protein has translation MNPTPSPDVPESDGRSTAEAATVPRQPAGGFDEQPLPVADLDSAAQAPDQLDHADPQKAADAAAVENLLRCWVRENNLPRPQGTVLRIPLDISGTALLVPVRHWSATGWHRFGMPFLENAPQDAPAAEAVTVAALLGRESGRYQGADLVGRVANSLVHTADFIADRRDDPAAPEDTDLFLTAEQSLLLGHPLHPTPKSREGLSEAEVRCYSPELRGSFPLHWMAVDRSVLATDSAWTEQGRVLPAEQLTARFLGDVPLPENTVALPLHPWQARDVTHRPAVRRLLDAGLLHDLGPHGASWHPTSSIRTVHRPGAAAMLKLSLGVRITNSRRENLRKELHRGVEVHRLLRSGLAKEWQAAHPGFDIVRDPAWLAVDTPDGEPVTGLDVMLRHNPFSRDDDAVCIAGLTAPRPAPGRAGMSTRLTEAVSALAARTGRSVAAVSAEWFLRYLDHVVRPVLWLDGAAGIALEAHQQNTLVILDAEGWPVGGRYRDNQGYYFRESHRPSLERRLPGIGSVSDTFVPDDVTDERFAYYLGINNVLGLIGAFGAQGLADERVLLAAFRQFLTGATGLGSPLPGQLLESPTLRCKANLLTRLHGLDELVGPVDTQSVYVTITNPLHD, from the coding sequence GTGAACCCCACACCCTCACCCGATGTGCCCGAGTCCGACGGCCGCTCCACCGCCGAGGCGGCGACGGTGCCACGGCAACCGGCGGGTGGCTTCGACGAACAACCCCTTCCCGTCGCGGACTTGGACAGCGCCGCCCAGGCGCCCGACCAGCTCGACCACGCCGACCCGCAGAAGGCGGCCGACGCGGCGGCCGTCGAGAACCTGCTGCGCTGCTGGGTACGCGAGAACAACCTGCCCCGGCCGCAGGGCACGGTGCTGCGGATCCCCCTCGACATCAGCGGCACCGCTCTCCTCGTCCCCGTCCGCCACTGGTCGGCCACGGGCTGGCACCGCTTCGGCATGCCCTTCCTGGAGAACGCCCCCCAGGACGCCCCCGCGGCGGAAGCGGTCACCGTCGCGGCCCTCCTCGGCCGCGAGTCGGGCCGCTACCAGGGCGCCGACCTGGTGGGCCGCGTCGCCAACTCCCTGGTGCACACCGCCGACTTCATCGCCGACCGCCGGGACGATCCCGCCGCGCCCGAGGACACGGACCTTTTCCTCACGGCGGAGCAGTCCCTGCTCCTCGGCCACCCCCTGCACCCCACGCCCAAGAGCCGGGAGGGCCTCTCCGAGGCCGAAGTGCGCTGTTACTCACCCGAGTTGCGCGGCTCCTTCCCGCTCCACTGGATGGCCGTCGACCGGTCCGTACTCGCCACCGACTCGGCGTGGACCGAGCAAGGGCGGGTGCTGCCCGCCGAACAGCTCACGGCCCGGTTCCTCGGGGACGTACCCCTTCCCGAGAACACCGTCGCGCTTCCTCTCCACCCCTGGCAGGCACGCGATGTGACGCACCGTCCGGCCGTCCGCCGGCTTCTCGACGCCGGACTTCTCCACGACCTGGGTCCCCACGGGGCCTCCTGGCACCCGACCTCTTCCATCCGTACGGTGCACCGGCCCGGCGCCGCCGCCATGCTGAAGCTCTCGCTCGGCGTCCGCATCACCAACTCCCGCCGCGAGAACCTCCGCAAGGAACTGCACCGGGGCGTCGAGGTCCACCGGCTGCTGCGCAGCGGGCTCGCCAAGGAGTGGCAGGCCGCCCACCCCGGCTTCGACATCGTGCGCGACCCCGCCTGGCTGGCCGTCGACACTCCCGACGGGGAACCGGTGACCGGCCTCGACGTGATGCTGCGGCACAACCCCTTCTCCCGGGACGACGACGCGGTCTGCATCGCCGGGCTGACCGCGCCCCGTCCCGCTCCCGGCCGCGCCGGAATGTCCACGCGCCTGACCGAGGCCGTGTCCGCGCTCGCCGCCCGCACCGGCCGCTCCGTCGCAGCCGTGTCCGCCGAGTGGTTCCTGCGCTATCTCGACCACGTCGTACGTCCGGTGCTCTGGCTGGACGGCGCGGCGGGGATCGCCCTGGAGGCCCACCAGCAGAACACCCTGGTCATCCTGGACGCCGAAGGCTGGCCCGTCGGCGGCCGCTACCGCGACAACCAGGGCTACTACTTCCGTGAGTCCCACCGCCCTTCACTGGAGCGCCGGCTGCCCGGCATCGGCTCGGTCAGCGACACCTTCGTCCCGGACGACGTCACCGACGAGCGCTTCGCCTACTACCTCGGCATCAACAACGTCCTCGGACTGATCGGAGCGTTCGGCGCCCAGGGGCTCGCCGACGAACGCGTCCTCCTCGCCGCCTTCCGGCAGTTCCTCACCGGCGCCACCGGACTCGGATCGCCGCTGCCGGGCCAGCTCCTGGAGAGCCCCACCCTGCGCTGCAAGGCCAATCTGCTCACCCGGCTCCACGGCCTCGACGAACTCGTCGGCCCCGTCGACACCCAGTCCGTCTATGTCACCATCACCAACCCCCTTCACGACTGA
- a CDS encoding GNAT family N-acetyltransferase: MPPSDARTGTSTNTGIGSGPGPGPGPGSTPPSGGAAEDTLDLRLSEELVAMFGGSDAVTATPPGAGTPPGAGIPAGDLLDTPAGWGPVTTPAGVFQLVPVRIERDLELITRWMNDPAVAAFWELAGTEDVTAAHLRLQLDGDGRSVPFLGVLGGTPMSYWELYRADLDPLARHYPARPHDTGIHLLLGGVADRGRGVGTTLLRAVADLVLDHRPRCGRVIAEPDLRNTPSVSAFLSAGFRYTAEVDLPDKRAALMVRERAFRDLM; the protein is encoded by the coding sequence GTGCCCCCCAGCGACGCGCGCACCGGTACCAGCACCAACACCGGCATCGGTTCCGGTCCTGGTCCTGGTCCCGGTCCCGGTTCCACACCGCCGTCCGGCGGCGCCGCTGAGGACACTCTCGACCTGCGGCTGTCCGAAGAACTCGTCGCGATGTTCGGAGGGAGTGACGCCGTGACCGCGACCCCGCCCGGCGCCGGTACCCCGCCCGGCGCCGGCATCCCGGCCGGTGACCTGCTCGACACCCCCGCCGGCTGGGGCCCGGTCACCACCCCGGCCGGCGTCTTCCAGCTCGTCCCCGTACGGATCGAGCGTGATCTGGAGCTGATCACCCGCTGGATGAACGATCCGGCCGTGGCCGCCTTCTGGGAGCTGGCGGGGACGGAAGACGTGACCGCCGCCCATCTGCGCCTCCAGCTCGACGGCGACGGGCGCAGCGTCCCGTTCCTCGGTGTCCTGGGCGGGACCCCGATGAGCTACTGGGAGCTGTACCGCGCTGACCTGGACCCTCTCGCCCGCCACTACCCGGCCCGCCCGCACGACACCGGCATCCATCTGCTCCTCGGAGGCGTCGCCGATCGAGGGCGTGGCGTGGGGACCACTCTGCTGCGAGCGGTCGCCGACCTCGTCCTCGACCACCGCCCCCGCTGCGGACGCGTGATCGCCGAACCGGATCTGCGCAACACCCCCTCCGTCTCGGCCTTCCTCAGCGCCGGCTTCCGCTACACCGCCGAAGTCGACCTTCCCGACAAACGAGCCGCGCTCATGGTGCGCGAACGCGCCTTCCGTGACCTGATGTGA
- the nrdR gene encoding transcriptional regulator NrdR, translating into MHCPFCRHPDSRVVDSRTTDDGTSIRRRRQCPDCSRRFTTVETASLMVIKRSGVTEPFSRTKVISGVRKACQGRPVTEDALAKLGQRVEEAVRATGSAELTTHDVGLAILGPLQELDLVAYLRFASVYRAFDSLEDFEAAVAELRERPPSEESGVDGASVVPVPATPAD; encoded by the coding sequence ATGCACTGTCCCTTCTGCAGGCACCCCGACAGCCGGGTCGTCGACAGTCGCACCACCGACGACGGGACGTCCATCCGGCGCCGCCGCCAGTGCCCCGACTGCTCCCGCCGTTTCACGACCGTCGAGACCGCTTCACTCATGGTGATCAAGCGCAGCGGCGTGACCGAACCCTTCAGCCGTACCAAGGTCATCTCCGGTGTGCGCAAGGCGTGCCAGGGGCGGCCGGTCACCGAGGACGCCCTCGCCAAGCTCGGCCAGCGGGTCGAGGAAGCCGTGCGCGCCACCGGGAGCGCCGAGCTGACCACCCACGACGTGGGACTGGCCATACTCGGCCCGTTGCAGGAACTCGACCTGGTCGCCTACCTGCGCTTCGCGTCCGTGTACCGGGCGTTCGACTCGCTCGAAGACTTCGAGGCCGCCGTCGCGGAACTGCGCGAGCGGCCCCCTTCAGAGGAATCCGGCGTCGACGGGGCCAGTGTGGTCCCCGTGCCCGCCACCCCCGCGGACTGA
- a CDS encoding trypsin-like serine peptidase, whose protein sequence is MRPIRPTLAARRGRSARRRTSPVLAGVSIAAALVLTATGCGPDEDDAAKQPTASATDAANGAITIPDDLKDRLKEHGIDMDKWRGGEWKNWDRDKWLREARDYVNPIIEGLWDSDRMRDAEKPPENPVGDQDISGDEGVTDPEPKPVGAQPVSAPYGESAAQSGKLFFDGPDGSMVCSATVVEDPAHPGKSNMVWTAGHCVHAGKSGGWYRNLAFVPAYNDRALSTADLEKASKEQIAPHGVWWADWAQTSEQWISQGSSTGGQGAPYDFAVIHVTPEKGATGKSLEETVGSALPVDFNAPATAQIPDVKATGYPAAPPFDGQKLFQCQDSPGRLSLNADDPTMYRIGCTMTGGSSGGGWVAAGQDGKPALVSNTSIGPVTAGWLAGPRLGDVAKGVYNGVSKKFADQ, encoded by the coding sequence ATGCGACCCATTCGCCCGACACTCGCCGCACGCCGCGGAAGGAGCGCACGGCGCAGAACCTCCCCCGTTCTCGCGGGTGTCTCGATAGCCGCGGCCCTCGTGCTCACGGCGACGGGCTGCGGTCCCGACGAGGACGACGCCGCGAAGCAGCCGACGGCGTCGGCGACCGACGCGGCCAACGGCGCGATCACCATCCCCGACGATCTCAAGGACCGGCTCAAGGAGCACGGGATCGACATGGACAAGTGGCGGGGCGGTGAGTGGAAGAACTGGGACCGCGACAAGTGGCTGCGCGAGGCCAGGGATTACGTCAACCCCATCATCGAGGGGCTCTGGGACTCCGACCGGATGCGGGACGCGGAGAAGCCGCCGGAGAACCCGGTGGGCGACCAGGACATCTCGGGTGACGAGGGAGTCACCGACCCGGAGCCGAAGCCGGTCGGCGCACAGCCGGTGAGCGCGCCGTACGGGGAGAGCGCGGCCCAGTCCGGCAAGTTGTTCTTCGACGGTCCCGACGGCTCGATGGTCTGCTCGGCGACAGTCGTCGAGGACCCGGCCCACCCCGGGAAGTCCAACATGGTGTGGACGGCCGGTCACTGCGTCCACGCCGGCAAGAGCGGGGGCTGGTACCGCAACCTGGCCTTCGTACCCGCGTACAACGACCGGGCGCTGTCCACGGCGGATCTGGAGAAGGCGTCCAAGGAGCAGATCGCCCCGCACGGTGTGTGGTGGGCGGACTGGGCGCAGACCTCCGAGCAGTGGATCTCCCAGGGCTCCTCGACGGGCGGTCAGGGAGCCCCGTACGACTTCGCGGTGATCCACGTCACCCCGGAGAAGGGCGCCACGGGCAAGTCCCTCGAAGAGACGGTCGGTTCGGCTCTGCCGGTCGATTTCAACGCTCCGGCCACCGCGCAGATCCCGGACGTGAAGGCGACCGGCTATCCGGCGGCCCCGCCGTTCGACGGGCAGAAGCTCTTCCAGTGCCAGGACAGTCCGGGCCGGCTGTCGTTGAACGCCGATGACCCGACGATGTACCGCATCGGCTGCACCATGACCGGCGGTTCGTCCGGCGGCGGCTGGGTCGCGGCCGGTCAGGACGGCAAGCCCGCCCTGGTCTCCAACACGTCCATCGGCCCGGTCACGGCGGGCTGGCTGGCCGGACCGCGACTGGGCGATGTGGCCAAGGGCGTCTACAACGGCGTCAGCAAGAAGTTCGCCGACCAGTGA